A single region of the Dehalococcoidales bacterium genome encodes:
- a CDS encoding NAD(P)-dependent alcohol dehydrogenase encodes MKAIVYTKYGPPEVLELKEVEKPAPKDNEVLIKVYATTVTPMDFRFRQGTTLIARFMTGLLKPKNSILGIELAGEVDAVGKNVGSFKKGDQVYGGGPYGAYAEYACVPEDKVAMKPSNMTFEEAGAVPFGAASALRFLRDYGHIQSGQKVLINGASGGVGTFAIQLAKHFGTEVTGVCSTTNLELVQSLGADKVIDYTKEDFTSSGQTYDIIFDAVGKRSFSQCKGSLNQKGIYLNTVATVPLLLQMLWTSKIGSKKAIFTLPPFSTEHLDFLTGVIEAGKMRTVIDRRYPLEQTAEAHRYAEKGHAKGKVVITIRD; translated from the coding sequence ATGAAAGCGATTGTATACACGAAGTATGGGCCACCTGAAGTTCTCGAACTGAAAGAGGTAGAAAAACCTGCACCCAAGGACAATGAAGTACTTATCAAGGTGTACGCCACAACCGTAACTCCGATGGACTTCAGATTTCGCCAAGGTACAACGCTCATTGCCCGATTCATGACGGGGCTGCTGAAGCCCAAGAACAGCATATTGGGGATTGAGCTGGCCGGGGAAGTCGACGCAGTGGGGAAGAATGTCGGATCATTCAAGAAGGGCGACCAGGTCTATGGCGGAGGCCCCTATGGTGCTTACGCAGAATATGCGTGTGTACCCGAAGACAAAGTAGCCATGAAGCCGTCCAACATGACCTTTGAGGAAGCCGGCGCGGTTCCTTTTGGCGCTGCGAGTGCACTGCGATTCCTCAGAGACTATGGGCATATTCAGAGCGGACAGAAAGTCCTCATTAATGGAGCTTCTGGTGGAGTAGGCACGTTTGCGATACAACTTGCCAAACACTTCGGGACTGAAGTCACCGGCGTGTGCAGTACTACGAACCTGGAATTGGTGCAATCTCTGGGAGCCGATAAGGTAATTGACTATACAAAAGAGGACTTCACAAGTAGTGGTCAGACCTATGACATCATTTTCGACGCGGTGGGTAAGAGGTCATTCTCACAATGTAAAGGCTCGCTGAATCAGAAAGGAATCTATCTTAACACTGTGGCTACAGTTCCACTACTTCTGCAGATGCTATGGACTTCAAAGATAGGCAGCAAGAAAGCCATATTCACCTTGCCGCCATTCAGCACAGAACACCTCGACTTCCTGACAGGTGTTATTGAGGCCGGTAAGATGAGGACGGTTATCGATAGGCGTTATCCTTTGGAGCAAACTGCCGAAGCCCACAGGTACGCCGAAAAGGGACATGCCAAAGGAAAGGTAGTGATAACCATCCGAGATTAG